A window of the Eleutherodactylus coqui strain aEleCoq1 chromosome 8, aEleCoq1.hap1, whole genome shotgun sequence genome harbors these coding sequences:
- the LOC136578063 gene encoding olfactory receptor 2B2-like — protein MLGKRAEKIVITVFFKAVTILVFYPVSNSLTAKESSSLKIDFIFLIDANLHTPMYFFLSNLSFLDLCYSTSTLPRMLRDLLSVNKVISYGECVAQMYISLSLGVCECVLLAVMAYDRYVAICYPLHYTTIMSKMVCIRLAESGESYINMILSILKIASSSGRRKAFSTCSSHMMVVTIFYGSAMASYMKPRSSSLPATNKVFALLYFIVTPMLNPMIYTLKNNDVKAAFMKLIKKNKFF, from the exons ATGTTGGGAAAGAGAGCAGAGAAAATAGTTATCACTGTCTTCTTCAAGGCTGTCACCATCTTG GTCTTTTATCCGGTCAGCAATTCTCTAACTGCCAAAGAAAGTTCTTCTTTGAAGATTGACTTCATTT TCCTAATAGATGCCAACCTTCACACTCCTATGTATTTCTTCCTTTCCAACCTGTCTTTTCTGGATCTTTGTTACTCTACTTCTACTCTACCGAGAATGTTGAGGGATTTATTGTCAGTTAATAAAGTCATCTCTTATGGTGAATGTGTAGCACAAATGTACATTTCCCTGTCTTTAGGAGTATGTGAATGTGTTCTGCTTGCTGTTATGGCCTATGATCGTTATGTGGCTATATGTTATCCACTGCATTACACCACCATTATGAGTAAGATGGTCTGCATTAGACTGGCA GAATCAGGAGAATCTTACATTAATATGATTCTAAGTATCTTAAAAATTGCATCATCATCCGGGCGGAGGAAGGCCTTTTCCACGTGCAGCTCTCATATGATGGTTGTAACAATCTTTTATGGATCAGCAATGGCTTCTTACATGAAACCTAGATCGAGTTCTCTTCCTGCCACTAATAAAGTGTTTGCGTTATTGTATTTTATTGTCACACCGATGTTAAATCCCATGATTTAtaccctgaaaaacaatgatGTGAAAGCTGCATTTATGAAATTGattaagaaaaataaattttTCTGA